A single genomic interval of Alligator mississippiensis isolate rAllMis1 chromosome 15, rAllMis1, whole genome shotgun sequence harbors:
- the LOC132243320 gene encoding gastrula zinc finger protein XlCGF57.1-like — protein MYVLLVPHNGATSECTKAHVQGNLCTAVLSARRALPGGIISRTTRVHAGEKPFSCPQCGKSFIKSSTLTQHRRVHTGKKPFSCSQCGKSFTQSSKLTQHLRVHTGEKPFSCLQCGKSFTESSTLTTHLRVHTGEKPFSCSQCGKSFKRSTLTHHLHAHTGEKPFACTQCEKSFAESSTLVSHLHTHTGERLFSCTQCGKGFAKRSTLTHHLHMDEKPLCCPQCWKSFPKRSKLTKYLRLHAREKLFPCPQCGKSFSDSAMFAKHQRTHAGERPFCCSQCGKSFTHSSTLTSHMRLHTGEKPFSCAHCRKGFVERSNLTKHQRVHTGEKPFSCTLCEKCFTHRSSLTKHQRVHTGEKPYRCAQCQKCFRQSCALSKHQRTHKSRVVTENRGQFPSSSLGRGSEGPAPGL, from the exons ATGTATGTtctcctagtacctcacaatggag CAACCTCCGAGTGCACCAAGGCGCATGTGCAGGGGAACCTCTGTACCGCTGTGCTGAGTGCAAGAAGAGCTTTGCCAGGTGGGATCATCTCCAGAACCACACGTGTGCATGCGGGGGAGAAGCCCTTCTCCTGCCCacagtgcgggaagagcttcatcaAGAGCTCCACCCTCACGCAGCACCGGCGTGTGCACACTGGGAAGAAGCCgttctcctgcagccagtgcgggaagagcttcacacAGAGCTCCAAGCTCACACAGCACCTGCgcgtgcacacaggggagaagcccttctcctgcctgcagtgcgggaagagcttcaccgaGAGCTCCACACTCACCACTCACCTGCGtgtgcacacgggggagaagcccttctcctgcagccagtgtgggaagagcttcaagcGGTCGACGCTCACGCACCATCTGCACGcacacacaggggagaaaccgtTTGCTTGCACCCAGTGTGAGAAGAGCTTCGCCGAGAGCTCGACGCTCGTGAGTCACCTGCACACgcacacaggggagaggctgTTTTCTTGCACCCAGTGCGGGAAGGGCTTTGCCAAGAGGTCTACCCTCACGCATCACCTGCACATGGACGAGAAGCCACTCTGCTGCCCTCAGTGTTGGAAGAGTTTCCCCAAGAGGTCGAAACTCACAAAGTACCTGCGCCTGCATGCAAGGGAGAAGCTGTTTCCTTGCccacagtgtgggaagagcttcagtgaCAGTGCCATGTTTGCCAAGCACCAGCGCACGCATGCGGGGGAGAGGCCAttctgctgcagccagtgtgggaagagcttcacgcaCAGCTCCACGCTCACCAGCCACATGCGcctgcacacgggggagaagccttTCTCCTGTGCCCACTGCAGGAAGGGCTTCGTTGAGAGGTCCAATCTCACAAAGCACCAGCGCGTGCACACGGGAGAGAAGCCGTTCTCCTGCACCTTGTGTGAGAAGTGCTTCACCCATAGGTCATCGCTCACCAAGCACCAGCgcgtgcacacgggggagaagccataccgctgtgcccagtgccagaagTGTTTCCGGCAGAGCTGTGCCCTGAGCAAGCACCAGCGAACCCACAAGAGCAGGGTCGTCACAGAGAACAGGGGGCAGTTTCCGTCATCCTCCCTGGGCCGTGGGAGTGAGGGTCCTGCCCCTGGACTGTAA
- the LOC102564763 gene encoding zinc finger protein 789-like isoform X2, whose translation MSKLQLPEAAEDISVYFTREEWELLEDEDKELYQDQMLRNYQVLVSLGYRGPTPDLICCIQQGETKLWVDDNEEGGESWLSEDVSPGTLLLQFERRRGIKAAFNEYLWLYEMPLGAVGIRKLSCLGGYEHLLAPSRIAYGLLRNQGTRNTSCETMSRVHLESDPLFSWGASTHAL comes from the exons ATGAGCAAG ctgcagctcccagaggccgcTGAGGACATTTCTGTGTACTTCAcgcgggaggagtgggagctacTGGAGGATGAAGACAAGGagctttaccaggaccagatgctgaggaactaccaagtCCTGGTTTCCCTGG gatatcgaggtcccacCCCAGATTTGATCTGCTGCATCCAGCAAGGGGAGACGAAGCTCTGGGTCGACGATAATGAGGAAGGTGGGGAAAGCTGGTTGTCTGAAGATGTGTCCCCAG GAACTCTGCTTCTCCAGTTCGAAAGACGAAGGGGAATAAAGGCAGCATTCAATGAATACCTCTGGCTGTATGAAATGCCTCTAGGTGCCGTTGGGATTCGCAAGCTTTCATGCTTGGGAGGGTACGagcacctccttgctcccagcaGAATTGCCTATGGTCTGCTCCGTAACCAGGGCACTAGGAATACAAGCTGTGAGACCATGTCCAGAGTCCACCTGGAATCGGACCCCTTGTtctcatggggtgcatctacgcatgcactttaa